In Hemicordylus capensis ecotype Gifberg chromosome 4, rHemCap1.1.pri, whole genome shotgun sequence, the genomic window CTCCATCAATTTCAACTTAGAGACCATCTAGTCTGTGGGCTCTTATCGTGGGCTCTTATATGGTCATTTCCACTGGGGATTCTATTGTTTCCTGTTGTATATACcattattctattttattctattctattgttCCATATTAAATATACTTTCCAATACAGTAATTTTCCATCATATTGTGGttattctcccacccaccccacttttgctAATTTTATGGGGgatctttttggttctttttgaGGTacatatggtgatggccaccagcctggatggctttaaaaggagcatagataaattcatggaaatcaagccaatcaatggctactagtctggtacatataggccacctccagcctcaatggaaacttctccaaaatgaggagtatggtgaaaagaaagctgaaaggatgCTCCAGCGtgtatggagtttactcaaaaccacaatactagaagcccaggtAGATTGTatatcccaaaggaggaaaggtaccactaagtccaggaggatgccagcacggctaacaggtaaagtcaaggaagccataaaagagaagatgACTTCCTttcgaaactggaaggcctgtccaaatgaagagaagagaaaggaacacaaactctggcaaaagaaatgcaaagtgacaatgagggaggtgaaaagagtgtttgaggaacatttagctaaaagcattaaggggaataacaaaaacttctttaaatacatcatatgcaggaaacctgccagggaggcagttggactatTAGGCAATGAGGGGGTgagagggattattaaggaggatatggaggttgcagagaagctaaatgagttatttgcgtccatcttcatggcagttaggatactgagcatatatctgttcctgaaacAAGCTTTTCGGGAatggagactaaagaactgaatcagatagaagtggcaagagatgatgttctaaactgtctggaaaaacggaaaactagcaaattgcccgatggcatccatccaagaatcctcaaagaactcaaatgtgaaattgccaacctccttgctaaaatatgtaacttatcgctgcaatcgggctctgtactggagaactggaaagcagcaaatgtaacacaaattttcaaaaagggatccaggggtgatccaggaaattacaggcctatTAGTTTAACATTTGTTCCAGACAAACTGATGAAAAATATCAAGGatagaattgtaaagcacatataacaggccctgctgaaggagaaccagcatggcttctgcaaaggtaaatcttgcctcacaaatcttttggagttcgttgagagtgtcaacgagtgtgtggatcaaggtgatccagttgacatagctggacttccaaaaaacctttgacaaagttcctcatcaaagactgctgaggaaatttagcagtcatgggataaataaggggacaagtacatgtgtggattgctaactggttgaaagacaggaaacagagagtaggaataaatggggagttttcacaatggagggaagtaagaagcggagtcccccagggatctgtactggggccggtgctttttaatttattcataaatgatctagaagcaggggtaagcagcgaggtggccaaatttgcagatgataccaaacacttcCGGGGAGTGaaccaaaacggattgtgaggagttccaaaaggatctctccaaactgggggagtgagcgacaaagtggcaaatgcagttcaatgttggcaaatgtaatgtgatgcacattgggacaaaatcaggtatacgctgatgagatctgagctgtcggtgactgagcaggagagggatcttagggtcgtggtggacagcttgttgaaagtgtcgacgcaatgtgtggcagctgtgaaaaaggcaaattccatgctagggatcattaggaaggggattgaaaataaaacggctaatattataatgaccttatacaaaactatggtgcagccacacctggagtactgcatacaattctggtcacatctaaaaaaggagattgttgaattggaaaaggtgcagaagagggcaaccaagatgatcaggggcctagagcacctttcttatgaggcaagactacaacacctggggctttttagtttagaaaaagatgactgcggggagacatgatcgaggtctatacaatcatgcatggtgtggagaaagtgaagagagagaaattctttgccctctcacataacactagaaccaggggtcatcccatgaaattgatcgctgggaaatctaggagcagcaaacagaagtactttttcacacaacacataatcaacttgtggaattctctgccacaagatgtggtgttggctactagtttggatggctttaaaaggggtttggacaacccctccatggaggagaggctccccaggggcatctggtgggccactgtgtgcaacatgatgctggactagataggcctccttgggcctggtccagcagggctctccttatgaGACCTGAAAGGGACCGTGGAAGTCCTCTCGTCCAATACCTGGCTCAGTGCCAGAAGTGGCTGTTGTGTGGCCACCTTGTGGTCTCAGGGCAGGTTTTACATCACACCCTCGTCCTAAACCTgtgctctctcacacaacaccccTGCCATCTGCATAACTCAAACCTGGATTCCAGCTTATAGAGCAATCTCTGAAGATGTTGGGACAAtgcaaaagtgggctgggtgtATTCCGTACCAAAAATGAAGTTTTGGCACTCAACTATCGAAACCCTGCTCCAAGGACATTCTTCCACCAGATACAGTGATGCTGGGTTGCATAGCGGCTCATTCTGCATTGGCAAAGTACTTCACTCGGCTTTTGCTACTCCTTTTCAGGGGCAAGGGACACAGCTGCAgcctacctgtagccaaacagaTCTGCCTCTACGCCTTCCGAGATGGCGTAGGGCCCCTTCCTCTAGAATTGTAGGAAAGGTAACACGATGTAGCAAAGGCCATACTGGACTCTGAACTGGGTATCAACACAAACGTCAGCTATGAAAATCATGACATGGCCCAAGACAAGCCTGTCTGTCTCCTAGGGCTGTTTTAAGAAAATggaactcactcactcacctgcaCCAGCTGGACTCCTTCAAGGACAGAGGCTGGAACAGAGACCCCTCGACAGGACTGTCCTCCAAGGGACCCCACCTACCACCTCACTGCCATTATTAGGGGCTCACGCACTATGCTGTTGGTAGAGGCACTAGGGGAGAAGCAGAGCCCAGAGTTGCTTCAGAAGGCAGGATTCAATGGCCCGAGGCCTTCATGAGCTCTGTGACAATCCCCATCAAAACCAATGCAAGCCTTGGTCCTCATACAGCCACCATGGAGGTGTCCAGGTCATCAGTCCATCATCTGGCCCCCTCTGGGGCAAACTGTAAGGGTGAGGGGCTTAGCAGACCATGCAAGCATAGTGTGAGAGAGGGGTCTGTGTACAAGCCCACGAAGGCGTGGCCAACCCATAATAGAGCAGAATGGGGTGGTGAACTACAGAGGTGGTGCAGCTGCAGGAAGGAGAGGCCACCTCAAATGCTTCCCTCCCCAGGAACTCCCTACAAACAAAACACCAGGGAGACTGCATGGCTCCGTGGTCTGCTCCCTACTGTCCCAGTCTCCTACTCAACTTTGGTAGGGGAACAATCAAATACACAAACCCACACTCCACAGTAGGAAGTGATCCAGTCCATTTTATAGTATGTGTAAACCACAGACCACCAAGGAGGGAAGCGACAAGAGAGACCCTCTTTGCTACCAGCCCTGCTTGCCTCAGGCTGCAGCTGTCGATACAGGAGCCAGAGCAAAGAAGAGCCAtcaatgctggggggggggggggcgcaaagcCAACATGGTTTCAAGGCTGAAGGTAGAGAGTATGTTCGTCATCCCAACTATTGGGGGGGGGTACAAAGTGCCCTTGGTCTTTCTGCACTCCCATGGTCCCCAGCAGGCACTGTCTAGTGATGCCCCCCATTGCTTGTTTCGGGCTAGCAGCAGCTTCGGGTCGACGGCCAAGCTTCTCGTGTGCTGCCTCCACAACCTCAACTTGCATATGAGATGCACCAAAGCCAGGGCACACCGTAATGCTGGTGTTTTTAATGTTCCTAAGAATCAGGAAACAAAATCAAAAATAGACTTCCCCTTGCTCTTttgataaaagtaataaaatggtTAGCACTGTTAAATTAaatccttaaaaaacaaaaacaaaaaaccaagacCCAAAGATCTCCAAGAAATCTGGGCGTTTCAGACAGGAGCTGTGACGACTACAAAACGGCAGCCAAGACCTCGGCACACACCAAAGGAGTCCCTTTGCTCCGCGGTTGACAGCCAACAGCTTCCGCGAGAACACGCAACTGGCACACCAGGGAAAGCAACAGGGAAGAGGCACTGGGGAGCCTCTGGCGACACCGACACAGGGATTTACACTGGACACACACCGCTGAGCCAGAGCCACCCCCCTGCActgcacaggctgctgctgccgctgctgcccctcTGCTTCCACTGCCAGACCGGGCCATTGCTttgccccccccatcccccgcTGTCCCTCCCACAGCTCTAGGCGGCTCCTCCCGGGAGCTGCAACacagaagggggcagcaggcagcTCCGAGGTGTGCATGATGCCCCACGGGAGAAAGCAGCCAGCCCAGGGCAGGTGGGCATGATGCCCCCCGTCAAGGGTTTGCAggactggaggagaggagagtcaaGGGTGCACAGCTGTAGTGTCAGCCCCAGTCTCCAGCACTTTGGGGCCAGCCTCGTCCCCTCACTTTGGAGCAGAGTTCTCTCCCATCACTGTCTGTCTGTCGGTCCAGCCAGGTCACTGCTGATTAGTTAGGGGTTATCTCCCGGCTGGTACTCTGCTCCCGAACTGTCTCTCGATCCTTGTCTGGAACAGTAgatgacgaggaggaggaggaagaagaggaggaggaggaggaagaagaggaggaggaggaggcggcggcggcggcagtggcaaaAGTCCGTCCCGAGTGCTTATAGGCTGTGACGAGCTCCTGCAGCCGCTCTGGGGTGGGCTCCCACTTGGCAAAGCCAGAGTTGTTTTGCAGGAAGAGGACAGCAGTGTTGTGCACGGCTTTGTAGTACATCTCCTCTCTGTAGGAAGACAGACGTTCAAGAGGTGGGATCACCCATCACCTCACCAGGGCTCACTGGATAAGAACCTCCCGTGGGCCACAGCTAAGCAAGCCAGGCTTTACAAGGGTCAGGGCCAGCTAACCATTTGATTCCTGGGAGCTGCattaaaaggatctcaggcagCAATACATGAAGGGAGCCAGAACAGAGGGGGCTGGGCAAGGTGGGCTGCCCAACAAGCTCTGAGGACACGTGCCCTGAATCAAGAGcaccagctggggggccaagaGGGGCTTGTCACAGTCACTCTTAGGCGATGGACAGCATGGGTTGCTGCCTTCTAGCACCAGACTGTGTCCGACTGTCTCCAGAAACAATCGGGCAGACGTACTACTTCtgttatttatacaccacttttaaaaaacctttccaAAGCGGTTTGCCTAGATGGATGGATGagacggttccctgtccccaaagggcccaccgTCTAAGAGAAGAAAGACAagacagacactggagggatgctgtgctgctggggatggagagggccagttgctctgcccccgCTCAAGGGAGAGAATCACCCCCATGACTGAGCAAGAGGTGCCTCCTGGCTCCGCTAGCAGGGCTGCCCGGGACACTCACGAGAGCAGCCGGCCCTCCtcggaaggaaggagggaagcgtGCGCTGCTTGGACCCTGCCAGCCAATCCCGTCCCTGGGATACTAGCAGCACGACAAAGCCCAGCCCCTGCTCCTTCTGGAACCTACAGCCTGACTTCAGGAGGCCCCATCCAGGGGTcctgctctgccccccaccaGGCAGGACTCTGCACAGGCCTGCCTCAAGGAGGAGCCGGAGAAGAGGAGCCCAGTGCCAGGGGAGCCCCGGACAGATTCAGGCCAGCCAAGGCACTGGGCAGAGCGGCCAGCTGGGCCTTCCACTCAAGACGGCAAACTTACTTTTTGCAGACATGTTGGGAGCCACTGCGGTACTCGTGGTCAAAGGCGGGCAGGATGAGTTGGTGCCGCTTGAACCGGCTCTGCTCCATGCGAGTCAGTGCTGGCGTGGGAGGATCCCGCCACTCCGGGATGAAGACGATGAAGGAGAGGGGCTCACTGGAGGTCTCCAGCAGTTTCTAAGGCAACAAGGGGACAGAGACATCGGCCTTGATGGCCACCAACTGCCTTGGGCCAGGCAAACACAGGCCGgtgccgcccccgccccgccccccacagccgagcaagaagggagggcaggaagacAGTGTTGCCTCGCCGGAAAGCAACCACCGCGGGAGGCGGCATACCTCAAAGTGGGACACCATGGCGTCCATCAGCTCCTCACAGAATGGAGGGTTTGCCTCAAACGAACCACTGATGGGGAAGAAATCCAGGCAGGGactgaagggaagaagaaggagagaggcTAGCGGCTCCCCACCCCAGGCATCCCCAGGCTGGGGTCACGCTGAGCACGACTCCcggcccccctccacccccaagcacgcagggaggactgctgcccctcccttctgccccaagcCCTGGAGCTGCACACAGACTCACTCACCCCCTCGATCCAAAATAGCCGTCTGTGTCCAGGAAGGCCGAGCAGTACTGCTTGAAGTAGCAGTTCAGAGGGGAGGCAAAGCACTCAAAGCTCACCCCAAAGTGCTTGTGGAGGGCTTCGAAGACATGCACCGGGAGCGCCCCCTGCAGGCCGGTCCCTTCGTAGAGCCCCACACCAGACATCATCTGCAATGAGCCCAGGCAGGCCACTGAGCTGCTTGGCTCCAGGTCCCAGAGCCAGGCAGGCTCACTCAGGGACCCACCCACACGGGCAGTCCAGCTCAGCCAGGGTGggcttccctccccaccagccaaaGCTCAGCAAGAGGGCCCATACCTGGTATCTGCGGAGAAGGCACCACACCCTCGGCAAGAACCGCTCAAAGCCAGAGTCATCAATGCAGCTGTACCGATAGAGCAACCACTGCAAGAGAAAGGCAGGCTGCAAAGCCACCTGAAGGTGTCGGGACGGAGGCAGAGCAAGCAAAGGCTGCtgggtggctgggcccagaatgGAAGCCACCCTGTCGTCCCACAGCTCCCTCAGAGCACCGTAGGCCACATGgggtggtgagagccaacaacctggatggctttcagcgGGGTTGGGATAGCAACGGCTACGagccagagggctataggccacctccagcctcagaggcaggatgccagttgcaggggagcaatagcgggggaaagggcctgccctcaccccctgcctgtgggcttctcagaggcacctggtgggccactgtgggaaaccggaggctggactagacgggcctccttgaggggcctgacccagcaggctCTTATGAGCCCGCAGCCAGACACCACTGCCCTTCTTGTTGGGGGCCTCAGCCCACCCCACAGAAGGAggggtgctgctgccgccatcctGCCACATACCAGCTTGCTGAAATAGCTGCGGCTGACTTTCACCATCTCGCCCTTGTagcgcacacacaccccgttgTTCTCCACATGCATCTCCACGCTGGGCAGCGGCGGGGAAGCGATGGCCAGCCTCGCTGGGTAGCAGTAGACAAGCCGGTCCTGGACCTCTGGAGCGCCGACCTCCGCtaaggttggggtggggtggggtgagtccCACTCAggcggcacccccccccccccgcacaagggAGGCTCACCTGCCCAGCAATCCCTCGCCAAGGCTGTCCAGAAGCAGATGCAGCCCAAGGGTGCTGAGGCAGGCTGCTGcctccaggctaggctgcccctcctcctccttgcacctACCAGAGATGTTGTGCTCCTTCAGGATGGCCAAGTGCTTCTCACGGATGCGCTTGACGTACTCGAGCGAGATGTGGTAGATCTTGCTGCAAATGCCCTCCACAGAGTCCTtggctgcagcagacacatgggGACCACACTGCTTGCGCAGGTGCTCCAGGCGGTCCTGCAGGGTCAGACAAGAGGGCCCAGAGACACTCTCAGGGTGGTGGCTCCCAGCTCTCACACACAGGAAAGCAGGATgcagccaccacacacacacccacagctGGTGGGGGAAACCAGGCCACTGACCATGTAGTCTTCCTTGGAGGCCGAGTGGTCCCGCCGCAGCCAGCTGAAGGTGTCCTCCACATTCCACTTCACCACCTTCCTGCTGTCTGGAGAGGCACTCCTGCACACGGGAGAAGGCCACAGCAATTTAGCCCAAGACCAGGCTGGCCACTGGCGCTTCGTGAAAGCGGGGATTTCCGGGACCAGCCACTTCCAACGCACTCTGCCTTTTGCATTTAGGCTTCTGCTGTTTCAGTGCGACTGACAAAACGTTTCTGGCCCCGGTCCAGCTCTCCCTCGTGCTAGTGCTGCCAGCCACTCTCCTCACCCTCCAGGCCCAGCGGCACAAACAACCCCTCCGACTTGGGCTTGGAGAGAGCGGCCCCGGTTCACAGCAGccacaaaggaaaaagaaaagggcaGCAGCCCCAACCTGGATTCGATGAGCCTCTTTGCCGCCTCCGCGTATTTGAACAGCAGCCGCTTGGCTTCTTCCCGGAACTTGATTCGGGAGAGTCTGCAGCACACACAAAGGTAGGAAGGGGTTGAAGTTGGGAGGGGCTGCCaagcctgcccccacccctgcagagcagCCTCCCTCGCCCCCCCAGTACCTGATGGGAATGTCATTCATGATTTCTCTGAACATGGAAGGAGAGACAACTGGCTcgcagttgctaggcaacagaGGGTCTGCCCCTTTGTCCACCACCTTCCGCTCCAGCATCCAGCGGTTGAAGGATTCTCGTGGAGGATCAATCcctgagggggaaagcagcacgTGGCCAATGAGGGCCCTTCTGGGTCCAGACCAAGCACATCGTGTGGGGCGGTGACGGAGGGAAGGGGGCGGTGGGAACAGCGAGGAGACGGCGGAGGCCAACGCAACACACCTTCCCGTTGCTGGCACAGCTCTCGATAATGCTGGCGCAGCTTCAGCATCAGCTGGGACCGGAGAAGCTCCACCTCAGGGTGGGTGCTCAGCACCTCAGATGGTGCCCTCTGCTTGATCACCGCATTTGTCTGGATGTCCAGGTCCCAGTACACTCTACAGCAGAAAACAGACAGGCAAGGCACACAGAGCTTCATGGGAACTGCAAAGTGAAGAGGCCCTGGTGGGGCCCACTTTCCCACCATCACTCTCCAAGAGAGCAAGGACCTTC contains:
- the PCIF1 gene encoding mRNA (2'-O-methyladenosine-N(6)-)-methyltransferase isoform X2; the encoded protein is MEKSQRRLMGDVPGNPPAQPAPNSCCTPGTPLLKMLGVSPEDKQQAALLRPTEVYWDLDIQTNAVIKQRAPSEVLSTHPEVELLRSQLMLKLRQHYRELCQQREGIDPPRESFNRWMLERKVVDKGADPLLPSNCEPVVSPSMFREIMNDIPIRLSRIKFREEAKRLLFKYAEAAKRLIESRSASPDSRKVVKWNVEDTFSWLRRDHSASKEDYMDRLEHLRKQCGPHVSAAAKDSVEGICSKIYHISLEYVKRIREKHLAILKEHNISAEVGAPEVQDRLVYCYPARLAIASPPLPSVEMHVENNGVCVRYKGEMVKVSRSYFSKLWLLYRYSCIDDSGFERFLPRVWCLLRRYQMMSGVGLYEGTGLQGALPVHVFEALHKHFGVSFECFASPLNCYFKQYCSAFLDTDGYFGSRGPCLDFFPISGSFEANPPFCEELMDAMVSHFEKLLETSSEPLSFIVFIPEWRDPPTPALTRMEQSRFKRHQLILPAFDHEYRSGSQHVCKKEEMYYKAVHNTAVLFLQNNSGFAKWEPTPERLQELVTAYKHSGRTFATAAAAASSSSSSSSSSSSSSSSSSSSTVPDKDRETVREQSTSREITPN
- the PCIF1 gene encoding mRNA (2'-O-methyladenosine-N(6)-)-methyltransferase isoform X1 → MANENHGNSREEAALMSHSPGTSHQNQPSSPRPVRLVQDLPDELVQAGWEKCWSKRENRPYYFNRFTNQSLWEMPLLGQHDVISDPLGLNAAPVPAEAGVGDAAAAAAENKMRKRRLSEEVQPSGNSVKKPKGDVPGNPPAQPAPNSCCTPGTPLLKMLGVSPEDKQQAALLRPTEVYWDLDIQTNAVIKQRAPSEVLSTHPEVELLRSQLMLKLRQHYRELCQQREGIDPPRESFNRWMLERKVVDKGADPLLPSNCEPVVSPSMFREIMNDIPIRLSRIKFREEAKRLLFKYAEAAKRLIESRSASPDSRKVVKWNVEDTFSWLRRDHSASKEDYMDRLEHLRKQCGPHVSAAAKDSVEGICSKIYHISLEYVKRIREKHLAILKEHNISAEVGAPEVQDRLVYCYPARLAIASPPLPSVEMHVENNGVCVRYKGEMVKVSRSYFSKLWLLYRYSCIDDSGFERFLPRVWCLLRRYQMMSGVGLYEGTGLQGALPVHVFEALHKHFGVSFECFASPLNCYFKQYCSAFLDTDGYFGSRGPCLDFFPISGSFEANPPFCEELMDAMVSHFEKLLETSSEPLSFIVFIPEWRDPPTPALTRMEQSRFKRHQLILPAFDHEYRSGSQHVCKKEEMYYKAVHNTAVLFLQNNSGFAKWEPTPERLQELVTAYKHSGRTFATAAAAASSSSSSSSSSSSSSSSSSSSTVPDKDRETVREQSTSREITPN